A genomic region of Polyangiaceae bacterium contains the following coding sequences:
- a CDS encoding glycosyltransferase family 2 protein: protein MGAQDVPAPQLSIVIPAMNEERRLPRTLRRVVEYMRERPETWEVIVVDDGSRDRTADIVEELSRELDEPRLTVLRLARNQGKGGAQREGVAHSRGERVLLMDADLATPIEELEPLWRAIDRGADVAIGSRALPTSNITRPQSLPRVLLGSAGNLWIRFFAVAGIYDTQCGFKLFRGDLARKLFAMGRENRFAIDIELLCLAQRVFHADIAEIGVTWEHQDLSSVRWRDYVDVLARVARIGMRIPKSK, encoded by the coding sequence ATGGGAGCGCAGGACGTCCCCGCACCTCAATTGTCGATCGTCATCCCAGCGATGAACGAAGAGCGGCGCTTGCCACGAACGTTGCGACGCGTCGTCGAGTACATGCGCGAGCGGCCCGAGACGTGGGAAGTGATCGTCGTCGATGATGGATCGCGTGACCGCACGGCCGACATCGTCGAAGAGCTGTCGCGCGAGCTCGACGAGCCGCGGCTGACTGTACTGAGGCTAGCGCGCAACCAAGGGAAGGGCGGTGCGCAGCGCGAGGGCGTTGCGCATAGCCGCGGCGAACGAGTGCTGCTGATGGACGCCGATCTGGCAACGCCCATCGAAGAGCTCGAACCGCTTTGGAGAGCGATCGATCGCGGCGCAGACGTCGCCATTGGTTCTCGAGCTCTTCCGACGTCGAACATCACACGCCCTCAGTCGCTTCCTCGCGTCCTGCTTGGCAGTGCGGGAAACCTCTGGATTCGCTTCTTCGCCGTCGCAGGGATCTACGACACGCAGTGCGGCTTCAAGCTCTTCCGTGGCGATCTGGCGCGTAAGCTTTTTGCGATGGGCCGCGAGAACCGCTTCGCGATCGACATCGAGCTTCTCTGTTTGGCGCAGCGCGTGTTTCACGCAGACATCGCAGAGATTGGCGTCACGTGGGAGCATCAGGATCTTTCGAGTGTGCGTTGGCGTGACTATGTCGACGTGCTCGCCCGCGTGGCACGCATCGGCATGCGCATCCCGAAAAGCAAGTGA